From one Amaranthus tricolor cultivar Red isolate AtriRed21 chromosome 17, ASM2621246v1, whole genome shotgun sequence genomic stretch:
- the LOC130803498 gene encoding F-box/LRR-repeat protein 15, whose product MRLWCCLPCFVGDDKDCYFMESEKNGENDPEFENLNDLEEIKEDDEKVTEKSETVCSLGLTGSGTSIGGSKRDLEGFVVEREKSAFESLELSVGGSSSQRLGCDTEFVPPLGGNVVDYGQPSLIGGEEDSDCDLQHKRAKVESSFECHYSTEGPSRTNNNNFDALRSYPIAPNCFVCSKNKIQDIMAPVDDFVNFDKDGDFIEGHADSSDIDDLGVPLDLSDDLLHMVFSFLGHAHLCTAAMVCKQWRVASTHENFWRSLDFEDRNITVAQLEDICHRYPRATEVNLCGNRDMHMLVTRAVALLRNLVALTLGRGQLGEAFFNNLSDCPLLTQLVVCDAALGNGVQEISINHDRLQHLQVTKCRVLRVSVRCPKLVTLSFKRTNMAHVVLNCPLLLNLDIGSCHKLPDAAIRSAVVSCPLLENLDMSCCSCVSDETLREISQACPNLRELNASYCPNISLEAVKMQLLTVLKLESCEGITSASMTAIALSNLLEVLELDFCNLLTSVSLELPHLRNLSLVHCRKFVELNLRCFMLSSLNVSNCPLLHRISITSHALNKLSLHKQESLISLSLQCEYLEEVDLSDCESLTNSVCDVFSDGGGCPMLKSLKLDNCENLTAVRLHSTSVVSLSLAGCRGITTLTLECPFLDQVRLDGCDHLERVSFLPVGMRSLNLGICPKLSALHIDAPHMTGLELKGCGALSEASINCPLLTSLDASFCSQLTDECLSATTISCPLIDKLILMSCPSVGSDGLSSLRWLNNLTYLDLSYTFLMDLQPVFSSCLRLTVLKLQACKYLNDSSLEALYKEGALPSLRELDLSYGTLCQSSIEELLVYCTHLTHVSLNGCMHMHDLDWGFTELTSYQASGLPSSQHVNEPIVQPHRSLENLNCVGCPNIKRVHIPLIARCMHLSSLNLSLSQNLKVVDVACSDLCFLNLSNCYSLEILKLDCPKLTSLFLQSCNIDEEAVESAIAECRILETLDVRFCPKFSSVAANKFRAIYPSLKRVFFGSR is encoded by the exons ATGAGGCTTTGGTGTTGTCTTCCATGCTTCGTCGGCGACGATAAAGATTGTTATTTCATGGAAAGTGAGAAAAACGGTGAGAATGATCCTGAATTTGAGAATTTGAACGATTTGGAGGAAATtaaagaagatgatgaaaaaGTTACAGAGAAATCGGAAACAGTGTGCTCTTTAGGTTTAACTGGTAGTGGGACGAGTATTGGGGGTTCGAAGAGAGATCTTGAGGGTTTTGTCGTTGAGAGAGAAAAAAGTGCTTTTGAGTCATTGGAACTCTCAGTTGGTGGTAGTAGTAGTCAGCGTTTGGGTTGTGATACTGAATTTGTTCCTCCTTTAGGAGGTAATGTGGTTGATTACGGCCAGCCGTCATTGATTGGTGGGGAAGAGGATTCTGATTGTGATTTGCAGCATAAGCGTGCGAAAGTCGAGTCTAGTTTTGA ATGCCATTATTCAACAGAAGGACCTTCTCGTACCAATAATAACAATTTTGATGCACTTCGAAGCTATCCTATTGCTCCAAATTGTTTTGTATGTTCAAAGAATAAAATTCAAGACATAATGGCTCCTGTAGatgattttgtaaattttgataAAGATGGAGATTTTATTGAGGGTCATGCTGATTCTTCAGACATAGACGACTTGGGCGTCCCATTAGATCTCTCAGATGATTTGTTGCATATG GTTTTCTCCTTCCTAGGCCATGCACACCTTTGCACAGCTGCTATGGTGTGCAAGCAGTGGCGAGTTGCTAGTACCCATGAAAATTTTTGGCGTTCTTTGGATTTTGAAGATCGAAACATCACTGTGGCGCAAT TGGAAGATATTTGTCATCGATATCCAAGGGCTACTGAAGTGAATCTTTGCGGCAATCGTGACATGCACATGCTTGTCACGAGAGCAGTTGCTTTGTTGAG aAACCTTGTTGCTTTGACCTTGGGTAGAGGACAACTCGGTGAAGcatttttcaataatctgtCTGATTGTCCATTGTTGACACAGTTGGTGGTTTGTGATGCTGCCCTTGGAAATGGTGTACAAGAGATATCTATTAACCATGACAGGTTGCAGCATCTTCAAGTTACTAAATGCCGTGTACTTCGCGTGTCTGTAAG GTGTCCAAAACTTGTGACTTTATCTTTTAAGCGTACTAACATGGCGCATGTGGTTCTTAATTGCCCACTTTTGCTTAATCTTGATATTGGCTCTTGTCACAAGCTTCCTGATGCGGCAATACGCTCTGCTGTCGTGTCATGTCCCCTTTTAGAGAATCTGGACATGTCATGCTGCTCATGTGTCAGTGATGAAACACTTCGTGAAATATCTCAAGCTTGTCCAAACCTACGTGAACTCAATGCATCATACTGTCCTAACATTTCCCTTGAG GCTGTGAAGATGCAGTTATTAACCGTTCTGAAGCTTGAGAGTTGTGAGGGCATAACTTCTGCCTCAATGACTGCAATAGCTTTGAGTAACTTGTTGGAG GTGTTGGAACTTGACTTTTGCAACTTATTGACATCTGTTTCCTTAGAGCTCCCTCACCTGCGTAATCTAAGTCTGGTGCATTGTCGCAA ATTTGTAGAATTAAATCTACGTTGCTTTATGCTGTCATCTCTGAATGTATCTAATTGTCCTTTGCTTCACCGTATTAGCATTACTTCACATGCACTTAAT AAACTATCCTTGCATAAACAAGAAAGCTTGATATCCCTGTCGTTGCAATGCGAATATCTTGAAGAAGTGGATCTTTCAGATTGCGAGTCTTTGACAAATTCAGTATGTGATGTCTTCAGTGATGGAGGTGGATGCCCTATGCTGAAATCACTAAAACTTGATAACTGTGAG AATCTGACTGCAGTTAGACTACACAGTACTTCTGTTGTCAGCCTCTCTCTGGCTGGTTGCCGTGGTATCACTACCCTCACTCTTGAATGTCCTTTCCTTGATCAAGTTCGCTTAGATGGTTGTGATCACCTTGAAAGAGTGTCATTTCTCCCG GTTGGTATGCGATCGTTAAACCTTGGCATCTGTCCAAAGCTGAGTGCTCTCCATATTGATGCACCTCACATGACTGGTCTCGAGTTGAAAGGTTGTGGTGCATTATCTGAAGCCTCCATCAATTGCCCGCTTTTAACATCCCTGGATGCCTCATTTTGCAG TCAGCTCACAGATGAATGCTTGTCCGCAACAACTATTTCATGTCCCCTCATTGATAAGTTGATCTTGATGTCCTGCCCCTCTGTTGGTTCAGATGGTCTTTCTTCTTTACGTTGGCTTAACAATCTCACGTATCTTGATTTGTCGTACACCTTCTTGATGGATTTACAACCAGTTTTCAGTTCCTGCTTGCGCCTCACG GTCTTGAAGCTGCAAGCATGCAAATATCTGAATGATTCCTCACTTGAGGCTCTCTATAAGGAAGGTGCTTTGCCTTCCCTACGTGAGTTGGACTTATCATATGGGACTCTCTGCCAATCTTCAATTGAAGAGCTGTTAGTCTATTGCACGCATCTGACCCACGTGAGTCTGAATGGCTGCATGCATATGCATGATCTTGACTGGGGATTCACGGAGTTGACAAGCTATCAAGCTTCTGGCCTTCCTTCTAGTCAACATGTGAATGAGCCTATTGTGCAGCCTCATCGCTCACTCGAGAACCTTAATTGTGTTGGTTGCCCAAATATCAAGAGAGTCCACATACCATTAATTGCTCGGTGTATGCATCTTTCGTCATTGAACCTCTCTCTATCCCAGAATTTGAAGGTGGTGGATGTTGCTTGTTCTGATTTGTGCTTCCTGAACTTGAG TAATTGTTACTCATTGGAAATTTTAAAGCTGGATTGTCCAAAATTGACCAGCTTATTTCTCCAG TCCTGCAATATTGACGAGGAGGCTGTGGAATCTGCAATAGCGGAATGTAGGATTCTTGAAACTCTTGATGTCCGCTTTTGCCCCAAG TTCTCTTCAGTGGCCGCCAACAAATTCCGGGCTATATATCCTAGCTTGAAACGGGTCTTCTTTGGTAGTAGGTAA